From Parasphaerochaeta coccoides DSM 17374, a single genomic window includes:
- a CDS encoding MFS transporter codes for MKLISQYKGLNKNFYIMTFTVLINCAGSFVSVFLSLYLTIMLGFNTAYTGLIVSIYTLLHIPGSLIGGKLADACGRKVTMVVSQIIMGVCFILAGFILYSEFVLIVLFIANFCDGITDPARSALEVDMTTPQDRQVAFSLLYQAFNIGFAIGPLLAGMLFYSHPQWLFWGNGIALITSILAVTLFVPDYRPKIIPNSPDTINNSGENAVEGSIVKVLLSRPQLLLFSVGVFFVAFSYKQISFVLPIQLNTMFGADGVRIYGIVAAINAFSVIILNPVILNISKKNNILKNILFAILLYAIAFSFLGFANIPWHFFLLTLLYTIGEILLNNNSKAYQNNNTPVNFRGRFNAILPLYKTSGTMIAPIIGGIILSRYSYIVLWILSGSLSLITYFIYLHIYKKYESK; via the coding sequence ATGAAATTGATCTCACAATACAAAGGACTGAATAAAAACTTTTATATTATGACTTTTACTGTACTAATTAATTGTGCAGGAAGTTTTGTTTCTGTTTTCTTATCTTTGTACCTAACTATTATGCTCGGTTTTAATACTGCGTATACAGGCTTAATTGTTTCAATATATACATTATTACATATTCCGGGTTCTCTGATTGGTGGAAAACTTGCTGATGCTTGTGGACGAAAAGTGACAATGGTCGTCAGCCAAATCATTATGGGAGTATGCTTTATTCTTGCAGGCTTTATCTTATATTCTGAATTTGTTTTAATCGTATTGTTTATCGCAAACTTTTGCGATGGAATAACAGACCCCGCTCGAAGTGCTTTAGAAGTAGATATGACCACTCCACAAGACAGACAAGTTGCTTTCAGCCTTTTATACCAAGCCTTCAACATTGGTTTTGCAATAGGACCACTTCTTGCTGGCATGCTTTTTTATTCTCATCCGCAATGGTTGTTCTGGGGGAATGGGATTGCGTTGATTACTTCAATTTTGGCGGTGACTTTGTTTGTCCCTGATTATAGGCCTAAAATAATACCAAATTCACCAGACACAATTAACAATTCTGGTGAGAATGCAGTTGAGGGTTCAATAGTAAAGGTATTGCTCTCTCGCCCACAATTGCTTCTATTCTCTGTTGGGGTTTTCTTTGTTGCATTTTCTTATAAACAAATATCATTTGTGTTGCCAATACAGTTAAACACAATGTTTGGTGCTGACGGAGTACGAATATATGGAATTGTTGCAGCTATAAATGCCTTTTCTGTAATTATTTTGAATCCTGTGATATTAAATATAAGTAAGAAAAATAACATTTTAAAAAATATCCTATTTGCTATTCTACTTTATGCAATTGCTTTTTCTTTTTTGGGATTTGCGAATATTCCTTGGCATTTTTTCCTACTAACTTTGCTTTATACAATAGGAGAAATACTGTTAAATAATAATTCGAAAGCTTATCAAAATAATAATACACCCGTAAACTTTAGGGGCCGGTTTAATGCCATACTTCCATTATATAAAACATCTGGTACCATGATTGCGCCAATCATTGGTGGGATTATTTTATCCAGATACTCTTATATTGTGTTATGGATACTCTCTGGAAGCTTGTCATTAATAACTTATTTTATTTATTTGCACATATATAAAAAATATGAGAGTAAATAA
- a CDS encoding nucleotidyltransferase domain-containing protein, with protein MKKELIIKGIENYICQKLNENIESEDIVLWIGSTANGLSNSYSDIDLLLITASPDYKTYTAFDGETYLISEIHNDLRFDVEIIDKGKLLNIIGRVNSVQDLMKFHDLILSESELDLLCNVLNAICIRNKDGYLRLRDKISLDRLCECIKNRYQGRFYNELEDMRGFISEKQFYNISYMTFRMIVSFLLVLLSHFRIAFIKEKWLLNYVMRKIPTTQFDLDSVKELYSYCIDPSNPNMDTINNFLFRITNLMNILA; from the coding sequence ATGAAAAAAGAATTAATAATAAAAGGTATAGAGAATTATATTTGCCAGAAATTGAATGAAAATATTGAGTCAGAAGATATTGTGCTATGGATAGGTTCAACAGCCAATGGATTGAGTAATAGTTATTCAGATATTGATTTACTACTGATAACAGCTTCTCCTGATTACAAGACGTACACAGCATTTGATGGGGAAACTTATTTGATTTCTGAAATACATAATGATTTAAGATTTGATGTTGAAATAATTGACAAGGGAAAACTACTCAACATAATTGGTAGGGTTAACTCAGTTCAGGATCTAATGAAATTTCATGATTTGATTCTTTCTGAATCAGAATTGGATTTACTATGTAATGTTCTAAATGCAATATGTATAAGAAATAAAGATGGATATCTTAGATTAAGAGACAAGATTTCTCTAGATAGGTTGTGCGAGTGTATCAAAAATCGATATCAAGGAAGATTTTATAATGAACTAGAAGATATGCGTGGCTTTATTTCTGAAAAGCAATTTTATAATATATCATATATGACTTTCAGGATGATAGTTTCTTTTCTTCTTGTATTACTATCACATTTTAGAATTGCGTTTATTAAGGAAAAATGGCTATTAAATTACGTAATGAGAAAGATACCAACAACACAGTTTGATTTGGATTCGGTTAAGGAATTATATTCGTATTGTATTGATCCAAGCAATCCTAACATGGATACAATTAATAATTTTTTATTTAGAATAACAAATCTGATGAATATACTTGCGTAG
- a CDS encoding PqqD family protein encodes MAEKYVRNIFVRLGKIGDQSFLINGRQCFEVNEIGAFIWNCFSTPTDIDVIRKKVLDSYEVENEKKIEHDLYKFIEMLKKFDLIDKVV; translated from the coding sequence ATGGCAGAAAAATATGTGAGAAATATTTTTGTTAGGTTGGGAAAAATTGGCGATCAGAGTTTTTTAATTAACGGAAGGCAATGCTTCGAGGTTAATGAGATTGGCGCCTTTATTTGGAATTGCTTTTCAACTCCTACTGATATTGATGTTATTCGAAAAAAAGTACTTGATTCTTATGAAGTGGAGAATGAAAAGAAAATTGAGCATGACTTGTATAAGTTTATTGAAATGTTAAAAAAGTTTGATTTGATAGATAAGGTTGTCTAA
- a CDS encoding CPBP family intramembrane glutamic endopeptidase, producing MQVFLFSGIVVIVLYYLINRRSIKILLSKEYIEKYSPPLNKKEFSIECYSLFTIPIAEEFFFRNFLFSLFNKSLISVIFTVLIISFLFVVSHYNSPWAPYLMGKKDLFWLFILSSFLIILKLSFQSIILCILVHYFFNLPTFLNYLSRLKKSKVYK from the coding sequence ATGCAGGTTTTTCTTTTTAGCGGTATTGTTGTAATTGTTTTATATTATCTGATAAACAGACGCAGTATAAAAATACTTCTATCGAAAGAATACATCGAAAAATATAGTCCACCCCTTAATAAAAAAGAGTTCTCTATAGAATGTTATTCGCTATTTACAATACCAATTGCCGAGGAGTTTTTTTTTAGAAACTTTCTTTTCTCGCTATTTAATAAATCTTTGATTTCTGTGATATTTACTGTCTTAATTATCTCTTTTTTGTTTGTTGTATCACACTATAATTCTCCCTGGGCTCCCTATTTAATGGGGAAAAAAGATTTGTTTTGGCTTTTCATATTATCTAGTTTTTTAATTATCTTAAAGCTATCATTTCAATCAATTATTTTATGTATTTTAGTTCATTATTTTTTTAATTTACCTACTTTCTTAAATTACCTTAGTAGGCTAAAAAAAAGTAAAGTATACAAATAG